One stretch of Juglans microcarpa x Juglans regia isolate MS1-56 chromosome 3D, Jm3101_v1.0, whole genome shotgun sequence DNA includes these proteins:
- the LOC121254329 gene encoding uncharacterized protein LOC121254329, with the protein MPPSGEPTGSWREASTTTTLSPVEYLRYKEPLEHLETFKAHMTLHELLGEVACKAFPLTLKGTARAWFGSLPPGTIDSFVELARLFLMQFMASRKMRHPAAYLLIVKQWDDEILKSYLSRFNREHMTTDDQDEKITLAALLGGLSHNPFMTEITWKTPTS; encoded by the exons ATGCCTCCCAGTGGAGAACCAACAGGGAGTTGGAGGGAGGCGAGCACAACCACCACTCTGAGCCCTGTTGAGTACCTGAG GTACAAGGAACCCTTGGAACATTTGGAAACATTTAAAGCCCATATGACCCTGCACGAGTTACTAGGAGAAGTCGCGTGCAAGGCGTTTCCTCTCACTTTAAAAGGGACAGCGAGAGCATGGTTCGGGTCCCTACCGCCTGGTACTATCGACAGCTTCGTCGAGCTCGCTCGTCTTTTCCTGATGCAGTTCATGGCAAGCAGGAAAATGAGGCATCCTGCTGCCTATCTCTTGATTGTGAAGCAGTGGGACGATGAAATCCTGAAGTCATATCTCTCTCGGTTCAACAGAGAGCACATGACAACAGACgaccaagatgaaaagatcACTCTGGCAGCTCTACTAGGGGGTCTGTCCCATAACCCCTTTATGACCGAGATCACGTGGAAGACTCCCACTTCGTGA
- the LOC121254540 gene encoding uncharacterized protein LOC121254540: MAYRRSTASSILDVFSLNPLPYPVLLILAVISIFLGMSWYFSYEEAVESVEEQMSWLLLATPVVLVIIVRWLSSLENPERLFSMSPWDQRRRTHHRPSEGSSPWGVAAWIVLLLVMVQYRSIFVDSWLV, translated from the coding sequence ATGGCCTACAGAAGAAGCACAGCCTCCTCTATCTTAGATGTTTTCAGTCTGAATCCTCTTCCATACCCAGTTCTGCTAATTCTAGCAGTGATCTCAATCTTTCTTGGCATGTCATGGTACTTCTCTTATGAAGAAGCTGTGGAAAGTGTTGAAGAACAAATGAGTTGGCTACTTTTGGCCACGCCTGTAGTGCTGGTGATCATTGTCCGGTGGTTGTCGTCACTGGAAAACCCAGAAAGGCTCTTTTCCATGTCTCCCTGGGATCAGCGCCGGCGGACCCACCACAGGCCCTCGGAGGGGAGCTCTCCATGGGGTGTGGCAGCTTGGATTGTGCTGTTGCTTGTTATGGTGCAATACCGTTCTATCTTTGTTGATAGCTGGTTAgtttag
- the LOC121254330 gene encoding uncharacterized protein LOC121254330, with protein MEWFYTKRRGPEWKQGWTGQTLASISTPPLHLLTIFAIVIVLLWFSKSADYKAELKYTAINMQLFFFLLSILLIFVVASNSTSWRFNFPLLRSEHDSVQRAGSSPLGIAILVVLLLVLLSFQSSFHSKWFGPLSR; from the coding sequence ATGGAGTGGTTCTACACTAAGAGGAGAGGTCCAGAATGGAAACAAGGGTGGACGGGCCAGACTCTGGCCTCCATTTCCACCCCACCACTCCATTTGCTCACCATTTTTGCCATTGTCATTGTCTTGCTTTGGTTTTCTAAATCCGCGGACTACAAGGCCGAGTTGAAATACACAGCAATCAACATGCAGCTGTTCTTTTTCTTATTGTCTATCCTACTGATATTCGTCGTGGCTTCAAATTCAACAAGTTGGAGGTTCAACTTTCCTCTCTTGCGCTCGGAGCATGATTCAGTTCAGCGAGCTGGGAGCTCGCCTTTGGGTATTGCCATTTTGGTGGTGCTGCTATTGGTGTTGCTTTCTTTCCAATCTTCTTTTCATTCTAAGTGGTTTGGACCTCTTTCGAGGTGA
- the LOC121254538 gene encoding triosephosphate isomerase, chloroplastic: MAVASTSLASQLSAQFSGLRRSCPKLDHSHSHSLFQQVHSHIRLSSSRKGSRGVVSMAGTGKFFVGGNWKCNGTKESITKLVSDLNSAKLEADVDVVVAPPFIYIDQVKNTLNARIEISGQNSWVGKGGAFTGEISVEQLNDIGCKWVILGHSERRHIIGEDDQFIGKKAAYALSQGLGVIACVGEKLEERESGKTFDVCFQQLKAFADAVPSWENVVIAYEPVWAIGTGKVATPIQAQEVHVALRDWLRKNVSAEIASKTRIIYGGSVNGGNSAELAKQEDIDGFLVGGASLKGPEFATIVNSVTSKKVAA; encoded by the exons ATGGCCGTCGCCTCGACATCCCTGGCATCTCAACTATCGGCCCAGTTCTCCGGCCTCCGCCGATCCTGCCCCAAGCTCGaccactctcactctcactcctTATTCCAACAAGTCCACTCCCATATCCGCCTCTCTTCCTCTCGTAAAGGCTCCCGCGGTGTTGTCTCCATGGCCGGCACTGGAAAG TTCTTCGTTGGTGGAAACTGGAAGTGt AATGGGACAAAAGAGTCTATCACTAAGCTTGTCTCTGACTTGAACAGTGCAAAATTGGAGGCTGATGTTG ATGTTGTTGTAGCACCTCCCTTTATTTACATCGATCAGGTAAAAAACACGTTAAATGCTCGGATCGAGATATCTGGTCAGAACTCTTGGGTTGGAAAAGGAGGAGCGTTCACCGGAGAAATCAG TGTGGAACAATTGAATGATATTGGTTGCAAGTGGGTTATTCTTGGACATTCAGAGAGGAGACATATCATTGGTGAAGATGACCAG TTTATAGGAAAGAAAGCTGCCTATGCTTTGAGCCAGGGCCTGGGAGTAATTGCTTGTGTTGGGGAAAAGTTAGAAGAAAGGGAGTCAGGGAAAACTTTTGATGTCTGTTTTCAGCAACTGAAGGCTTTTGCAG ATGCAGTGCCTAGTTGGGAAAATGTGGTTATTGCTTATGAGCCTGTATGGGCCATTGGGACCGGTAAAGTTGCTACACCCATCCAAGCACAGGAAGTACATGTAGCTCTTCGTGATTGGCTAAGGAAGAATGTCTCAGCAGAAATTGCATCTAAAACACGAATTATTTATGGAG GGTCTGTAAACGGAGGCAATTCCGCTGAGCTCGCCAAGCAAGAAGATATCGATGGTTTTCTCGTAGGTGGTGCTTCCTTAAAG GGCCCTGAATTTGCCACCATTGTCAATTCTGTGACATCCAAGAAAGTTGCCGCTTGA